From the genome of Halarsenatibacter silvermanii, one region includes:
- a CDS encoding tyrosine-type recombinase/integrase, with protein sequence MPKRKIPDVLSEEEQKKILGVFNERYFSSQRNKMMIKLMLDAGLRLSEAINLSWQDVNLQTGEIKIRESKNEKGRIVWLNEETLEKLKNWRRRQNEELEKEVDLVFTTKTGNQLNPRNVRSMVYNYTEKAGITNKDVSPHTFRHTFATDLYRRTKNLRLVQKALGHADISTTQIYTHIVDEEMEEAMKNFRGGERD encoded by the coding sequence GTGCCCAAAAGAAAAATACCTGATGTGTTATCTGAGGAAGAGCAGAAGAAAATTTTAGGTGTTTTCAATGAAAGATATTTTTCCTCGCAGCGAAATAAGATGATGATTAAATTAATGCTGGATGCCGGTCTCAGGTTATCGGAAGCTATCAACCTCAGCTGGCAGGATGTGAATCTGCAGACGGGTGAGATTAAAATTAGAGAAAGCAAAAACGAAAAGGGAAGAATTGTCTGGCTGAATGAAGAAACTTTAGAAAAACTTAAAAACTGGCGCCGGAGACAAAATGAAGAATTAGAAAAAGAAGTGGATTTAGTTTTTACCACCAAAACGGGCAATCAATTAAATCCCAGGAATGTAAGGTCGATGGTATATAACTATACTGAAAAAGCGGGGATCACTAATAAAGATGTAAGCCCGCACACTTTCCGGCACACATTTGCGACTGATCTTTACCGCAGGACCAAAAATTTGCGGCTGGTTCAGAAGGCGCTGGGGCATGCTGACATTTCAACAACGCAGATATACACGCATATAGTGGATGAGGAGATGGAGGAGGCTATGAAGAATTTTCGTGGTGGAGAAAGAGATTAA
- the fumC gene encoding class II fumarate hydratase, whose translation MKYRTEEDSLGEVKVPQDVYYGAQTRRASKNFNIGTETIPLPVIRAFGIVKKAAALTNYELGFLAEEKKDLIVEVCGELIAGELDDQFPLAVWQTGSGTQTNMNVNEVISNRAIELAGGEIGSKDPIHPHDHVNMSQSSNDTFPAAMSIASVKLIQNELIPALKTLKEALQEKEEEFAEIVKTGRTHLMDAAPVTLGQEFSGYASQLEHGLEAIADALPHLKELALGATAVGTGLNTHEEYEEKVINKIASLTGIDFVGASNKFEAIAAHDDIVKASGALKTAAGSLMKIANDIRWLSSGPRCGIGEINLPANEPGSSIMPGKINPTQAEALIQVCIQIMGNDTSINIAGGSGNFELNVCKPIIIYNFLQSVRLLADASRSFTENCVVGIEPNREKIQQYLQNNLMLVAALNPVVGYDKAAEIAQKAHEEEITLKKAAVKLGYLTEEEFEDHVNPEEMTQPAEDLSKDNNF comes from the coding sequence ATGAAATATCGCACAGAAGAAGATAGTTTAGGAGAAGTAAAGGTGCCGCAGGATGTTTATTATGGTGCTCAAACCCGGCGAGCTTCGAAGAATTTTAATATCGGTACAGAAACGATTCCTCTGCCGGTTATAAGAGCTTTTGGAATCGTTAAAAAAGCGGCAGCCCTGACGAATTATGAGCTGGGTTTTCTGGCAGAAGAGAAAAAAGATTTAATTGTAGAAGTGTGCGGGGAATTGATCGCCGGTGAGCTGGATGATCAGTTTCCTCTGGCCGTGTGGCAGACCGGTTCCGGCACCCAGACCAATATGAATGTCAATGAGGTAATCAGCAACCGGGCTATCGAGCTCGCCGGAGGGGAAATTGGCAGCAAAGATCCCATTCATCCCCATGATCATGTTAATATGTCTCAATCATCCAACGATACTTTTCCCGCAGCCATGTCGATTGCTTCCGTTAAATTGATCCAGAATGAGTTGATTCCTGCCCTAAAAACTTTAAAAGAAGCACTGCAGGAGAAGGAGGAAGAATTTGCAGAGATTGTCAAAACGGGCCGGACTCATCTCATGGATGCAGCCCCGGTTACCCTGGGGCAGGAATTTTCCGGGTATGCCAGTCAGCTAGAACATGGGCTGGAAGCGATTGCGGATGCTCTCCCGCATCTAAAGGAATTGGCCCTGGGAGCAACCGCCGTGGGTACAGGTTTAAATACTCATGAAGAATATGAGGAAAAAGTGATCAATAAAATAGCCTCTCTGACCGGAATAGATTTTGTCGGTGCTTCCAATAAATTTGAAGCCATTGCAGCTCATGATGATATTGTAAAAGCAAGCGGGGCTTTAAAAACAGCAGCGGGCAGTTTGATGAAAATTGCCAATGATATCAGATGGCTTTCTTCCGGTCCTCGCTGCGGGATCGGGGAGATTAATCTGCCGGCGAATGAACCGGGAAGCTCAATTATGCCCGGCAAAATCAATCCCACCCAGGCAGAGGCTTTAATTCAGGTTTGCATTCAGATAATGGGGAATGATACGTCCATAAATATCGCCGGAGGTTCGGGCAATTTCGAGTTGAATGTCTGCAAGCCGATAATTATCTATAATTTTCTGCAGAGTGTCCGGCTGCTGGCCGATGCCAGCAGATCCTTTACAGAAAATTGTGTGGTCGGTATAGAGCCCAACCGGGAAAAAATTCAGCAGTATCTGCAGAATAACCTGATGCTGGTCGCGGCATTGAATCCTGTTGTGGGCTACGATAAAGCAGCTGAAATTGCTCAAAAAGCCCATGAAGAGGAAATAACCTTGAAAAAAGCGGCGGTGAAGCTGGGTTATCTGACAGAAGAAGAATTTGAAGACCATGTTAACCCTGAAGAGATGACCCAACCAGCTGAGGATCTTTCGAAAGATAATAATTTTTGA
- a CDS encoding HEPN domain-containing protein, whose protein sequence is MVRTISKQEIDEYITEIVNVVENSKSIKKTSRKINDILSDRKMPIDIIVCSEEDLLAAETLLDSPENRYPMLTAIIGFHSQQCIEKCLKAILSFKEIDFRWSHDLYFQILQKALLKRPYLQGCIIYNYNVQYKYAI, encoded by the coding sequence ATGGTAAGAACAATAAGCAAACAAGAGATTGATGAATATATAACAGAAATAGTAAATGTAGTAGAGAATTCTAAATCTATTAAGAAGACCAGTCGCAAAATAAATGATATATTATCAGATAGAAAAATGCCTATAGATATAATCGTTTGTTCTGAAGAAGATTTGCTGGCAGCAGAGACATTGCTTGATTCCCCAGAAAACAGATATCCAATGCTTACAGCAATAATAGGTTTTCACAGCCAGCAATGCATAGAAAAATGCTTAAAAGCAATTTTATCTTTTAAAGAGATAGATTTCAGGTGGAGTCATGATTTATATTTCCAAATTCTTCAAAAGGCTCTACTCAAACGACCTTATTTGCAGGGTTGTATTATATACAATTATAATGTACAATATAAATATGCAATATGA